A single region of the Fimbriimonadaceae bacterium genome encodes:
- a CDS encoding ABC transporter permease subunit — translation MSEYQISSSPIADLTYRGYEGDLESPTMRWWVIARMTFRMAIKKKWMWFLLILSAGYYLAMMTILFFAEQAATSQAPVTGAAGAANPFTQFITQIIWKDQFVHGLSTGQMWFLMIAVLVGAGSIANDNRANALLVYLSKPCDKRDYLLGKWFGVFLLLVMCMAVPSAVFYGYGFMSYRDYGFLSDVWVPLKMAAFVIVSAAFYSSLVIGISSLFKQGRIAGATMAGLYFLTNFFTQLMAVSWAITIMQQNRGRNDAQATITGPLEIIGRLYYASVDGINIGLGKAILGTDGSPYFGFRSPVPSVPAPNLWIMLGIVSVLSAIFLRIAWSRIRAVEVVG, via the coding sequence ATGTCCGAGTATCAGATCAGCTCTTCCCCAATTGCCGACCTCACGTATCGCGGGTACGAGGGTGACCTTGAGTCGCCGACCATGCGATGGTGGGTCATCGCGCGCATGACGTTCAGGATGGCGATCAAGAAGAAGTGGATGTGGTTCCTGCTCATCCTTTCGGCAGGCTACTACCTTGCAATGATGACGATCCTGTTCTTCGCCGAGCAGGCCGCCACGTCGCAAGCTCCCGTCACAGGGGCAGCAGGCGCGGCGAATCCGTTTACGCAATTCATCACCCAGATCATCTGGAAGGATCAGTTTGTCCACGGGCTCTCGACAGGTCAAATGTGGTTCCTGATGATCGCTGTGCTCGTCGGGGCGGGCAGTATCGCCAACGACAACCGCGCCAACGCTTTGCTCGTCTATCTGAGCAAACCCTGCGACAAGCGCGACTATCTGCTGGGCAAGTGGTTTGGTGTTTTTCTACTGCTTGTGATGTGTATGGCCGTCCCAAGCGCGGTCTTTTATGGCTACGGGTTTATGAGCTATCGAGACTACGGGTTCCTCAGCGATGTATGGGTTCCGCTGAAGATGGCGGCTTTCGTGATTGTCTCGGCTGCGTTTTATTCCAGCTTGGTCATCGGTATCAGCTCACTCTTTAAGCAGGGACGCATCGCGGGGGCGACGATGGCGGGGCTGTACTTCTTGACGAACTTCTTCACGCAGTTGATGGCCGTGAGTTGGGCGATCACCATCATGCAGCAGAACCGTGGGCGGAACGACGCACAAGCAACCATTACGGGCCCGCTGGAGATCATTGGACGCTTGTACTACGCATCGGTAGACGGCATCAATATCGGCCTTGGCAAAGCCATCCTCGGAACGGATGGAAGCCCCTATTTCGGCTTTCGAAGTCCGGTTCCATCGGTTCCAGCCCCCAATTTGTGGATCATGCTCGGCATTGTGAGCGTGCTCAGTGCGATTTTCCTCCGAATAGCATGGTCGAGGATTCGTGCGGTGGAGGTGGTAGGTTGA
- a CDS encoding PEP-CTERM sorting domain-containing protein, whose translation MIKKTLLVVFALGATLSQAYVVVDKAPNTGGWSPLGQLPFTRIYANSFIHSGATGDVATVGGAYVQSSGQDPSTFQFLLLADGGNAPTSTVLASSAFVSDNSGAMTLVTSALSSNSLVNGQRYWLALSAVGGSGVDAYSLGGHTQNSVYADNGTFWFSNAGDLNNWDGQAFTPEISIYVEAQPVPEPATMAVLGVGALALLRRRKKSA comes from the coding sequence ATGATCAAGAAAACTTTGTTGGTAGTTTTTGCCTTGGGAGCAACTTTGTCCCAAGCTTACGTGGTGGTGGATAAAGCGCCAAATACAGGCGGCTGGTCGCCCCTTGGACAGCTTCCTTTCACTCGGATTTATGCGAACAGCTTTATTCACTCTGGAGCGACGGGTGATGTGGCTACGGTCGGTGGAGCTTATGTTCAGTCTTCAGGCCAAGACCCCTCGACGTTCCAATTCCTGTTGCTTGCTGACGGTGGAAACGCACCGACGAGCACGGTATTGGCTTCTTCGGCGTTCGTGTCGGACAACTCTGGCGCTATGACCTTAGTGACCTCAGCACTGTCGTCGAACTCGCTCGTCAATGGACAACGCTACTGGCTCGCCTTGAGTGCAGTCGGGGGCAGCGGCGTAGATGCCTACAGTCTGGGGGGCCACACACAGAACAGCGTCTATGCTGATAACGGCACGTTCTGGTTCTCGAATGCGGGCGACCTGAACAACTGGGATGGTCAAGCGTTTACGCCCGAGATCTCCATCTACGTTGAGGCTCAGCCTGTGCCTGAACCCGCGACAATGGCTGTTCTAGGAGTTGGCGCGCTTGCCCTTCTCCGACGGCGAAAGAAATCTGCCTAA
- a CDS encoding PEP-CTERM sorting domain-containing protein yields the protein MIKKTLLVVFAMGATLSQAYVVIDKTPDIGPWWFPLGATPIYSNSFIHSGATGDVATVAGAYMLAQGASPTTFQFLLLADGGNAPTSTILASSGFTSTSSTTLTLVTAGLSPASLTNGQRYWLALSTVGGSGGDAYQMGGHTQNSIYADNGTFWYSNAGDLNNWDGQGLTPEMAIYLEARPVPEPATMAVLGMGALALLRRRKKSA from the coding sequence ATGATCAAAAAAACTTTGTTGGTAGTTTTTGCAATGGGGGCAACCCTTTCTCAGGCCTATGTGGTCATAGACAAAACGCCAGATATCGGTCCGTGGTGGTTCCCATTAGGGGCAACACCAATCTATTCAAACAGCTTCATTCACTCGGGTGCAACCGGTGATGTTGCCACAGTAGCTGGCGCTTATATGCTGGCCCAAGGTGCATCGCCGACGACATTCCAATTCCTTCTACTTGCCGATGGTGGCAACGCTCCGACAAGCACAATCTTGGCTTCGTCGGGCTTCACATCGACAAGTTCGACGACCCTGACACTCGTTACCGCTGGTCTTTCGCCAGCTTCGTTGACGAACGGACAGCGCTACTGGCTTGCTCTTAGCACAGTTGGTGGCAGCGGTGGAGACGCTTACCAGATGGGCGGTCACACCCAGAACAGCATCTATGCCGATAACGGCACTTTCTGGTACTCCAATGCAGGTGACCTGAACAACTGGGACGGCCAAGGCCTGACGCCTGAAATGGCGATCTACCTTGAGGCACGACCGGTTCCGGAGCCTGCGACCATGGCAGTTCTCGGGATGGGCGCTCTTGCCCTTCTCCGACGACGAAAGAAGTCGGCCTAA
- a CDS encoding ABC transporter ATP-binding protein, with amino-acid sequence MSVASIRNLTVRYGQFTALSDFSVEIPPGCVGLLGPNGAGKTTLLKTILGFVASAGGGGSVLGYDIGSQGRLIRQRLGLMPEQDCHIPGMSAVGFVAYAGELAGMPGDQALRRAHEVLEYCGLGEARYRNVETYSTGMKQRIKLAQALVHGPKLLLLDEPTNGLDPAGREDMLELVRSITHGKGINVIVSSHLLPDIERVCDHVVVVVRGQLVMEGSILELQKIEGQPVDVELREESGAWVNAIAMLGGQLLSVSHQTYRIQAPGTPDEIAKLVFEAARQTNTQVRGFRVAQRSLEEAFLQAVNV; translated from the coding sequence GTGAGCGTTGCCTCAATACGAAATCTGACCGTTCGTTATGGACAGTTCACCGCGTTAAGCGACTTCTCTGTCGAGATACCTCCCGGCTGTGTGGGTCTGCTCGGGCCTAACGGGGCGGGGAAGACGACTCTCCTTAAAACGATCCTCGGCTTTGTTGCCTCTGCCGGTGGCGGTGGCTCTGTCCTCGGCTACGACATCGGCTCGCAAGGACGCTTGATTCGGCAGCGGCTTGGGCTGATGCCAGAGCAAGACTGTCATATCCCAGGCATGAGCGCTGTTGGCTTCGTCGCCTACGCGGGCGAGCTTGCCGGTATGCCTGGAGACCAAGCCCTCAGGCGAGCCCACGAGGTCCTGGAGTACTGCGGCCTCGGCGAGGCACGCTATCGCAACGTCGAAACCTATTCGACAGGCATGAAACAGCGCATCAAGCTTGCCCAAGCGCTCGTCCATGGCCCCAAACTCCTCCTTCTCGACGAGCCGACGAATGGACTTGATCCCGCAGGGCGCGAGGATATGTTGGAGTTGGTGCGCTCCATCACCCACGGCAAGGGCATTAATGTGATCGTCTCCAGTCACCTCCTACCGGACATTGAGCGAGTCTGCGACCATGTTGTCGTGGTGGTCCGAGGGCAATTAGTAATGGAGGGCTCAATCCTCGAATTGCAAAAGATTGAAGGGCAGCCGGTCGACGTTGAGCTGCGCGAAGAAAGTGGAGCATGGGTGAATGCGATAGCAATGTTGGGCGGACAGCTTTTGAGTGTTTCGCACCAAACCTACCGCATCCAAGCCCCCGGCACACCCGATGAGATCGCCAAGCTCGTGTTTGAGGCGGCTCGCCAAACGAACACCCAGGTTCGCGGCTTCCGTGTCGCCCAACGCAGCCTTGAGGAGGCGTTCTTGCAGGCGGTGAATGTGTAA
- a CDS encoding P-loop NTPase has product MRVLAVTGGKGGVGKTTLSIALAMALAEKGKRVVLFDADLALANIDVMLGLKPEFTLQHVLSGEKTVRETIHEGPGGIRMISGAAAVGSLMSAGPKRLAKFFTQLFAIESETDYLIFDTGSGIDRRVMAFLKVADEALVVSTPDPASVTDAYATVKMLSRQKKGVRAHVLANVVDNEIEAQRSYKTLAAITMQFLKADLNYLGFIRRDDEASRCVRQRRPFMLAAPDCLAAQDMREVAKAVLELEGLPVRSFTERIEDQYSAA; this is encoded by the coding sequence ATGAGAGTTCTTGCAGTTACAGGGGGCAAGGGCGGAGTCGGAAAGACGACGCTCTCTATCGCGTTAGCAATGGCGTTGGCAGAGAAAGGGAAAAGAGTCGTTCTTTTCGACGCCGATCTTGCACTGGCAAACATCGATGTGATGCTCGGGCTAAAGCCGGAATTCACACTTCAGCACGTGCTCAGCGGCGAGAAGACCGTCCGCGAAACGATTCATGAGGGGCCCGGTGGAATTCGGATGATTTCCGGTGCGGCGGCGGTAGGGTCGCTGATGTCGGCTGGACCCAAGCGCCTCGCCAAATTCTTCACGCAGCTCTTCGCTATCGAGTCGGAAACGGATTATCTGATCTTCGATACCGGCTCAGGCATTGATCGTCGAGTCATGGCTTTTCTTAAAGTTGCCGACGAGGCCTTGGTGGTTTCAACTCCCGATCCGGCCAGCGTGACCGACGCGTACGCCACGGTGAAGATGCTGTCTCGGCAGAAGAAAGGCGTGCGCGCTCATGTGCTTGCAAATGTGGTGGACAACGAGATTGAAGCCCAGCGTAGCTACAAGACGCTCGCCGCCATCACGATGCAGTTCCTAAAGGCCGACCTAAATTACCTCGGTTTCATCCGGCGCGACGACGAGGCTTCACGATGTGTGCGCCAACGTCGTCCATTTATGCTTGCAGCTCCTGACTGCTTGGCTGCCCAAGATATGCGAGAGGTCGCAAAGGCGGTTCTTGAGCTTGAAGGTCTTCCAGTCAGGTCGTTTACCGAGCGTATCGAAGATCAGTACTCGGCAGCGTAA
- the lepA gene encoding translation elongation factor 4, producing the protein MDQSRIRNFCIIAHIDHGKSTLADRLIERCGAIRGTAKEQMLDSMDIERERGITIKMAAVQLLYTAKDGLTYQLNLIDTPGHVDFTYEVSRALAACEGALLVVDASQGVEAQTIANAGMAMNQNLEIVPVINKIDLPHADVDRAREEIESAVAIDASDAIPCSAKAGIGIDDILEAIVARIPAPAGDAQSALRALIYDSHFDSYQGAIAYCRVKDGTVKKGDRIKMMSTGSVFDVDSVGVFRPALEVTDQLDCGEVGFVTAAMKAIGDAQVGDTVTYADRPALEALPGYRKALSMVFCGLYPSDGDQYEDLRDAIEKLKLNDASLNFTPETSAALGFGFRCGFLGLLHMEIARERLEREFALDLILTAPSVDYLVTLKNGQSLHVANPSLIPDANEIATIEEPIVNATIMVPNEYVGAVMTLCQERRGTYKRTEYPTPQRVILYYTLPLGEILLDFFDKLKSSTRGYASFDYDLGGYQTADLVKLDILLNGDVVDALSFIVHKSFSYQRGRAMVEQLRKVVPRQQYEVRVQAAIGAKVIAADTIKPFRKNVIAKCYGGDITRKRKLLEKQKEGKKRMKQIGSIELPQEAFLSVLKVAE; encoded by the coding sequence ATGGACCAGTCTCGCATCCGTAACTTCTGCATCATCGCTCACATCGACCACGGCAAGTCCACGCTTGCCGACCGGCTGATCGAGCGCTGCGGGGCTATACGTGGCACTGCAAAAGAGCAGATGTTGGACTCGATGGATATTGAGCGTGAGCGCGGCATCACCATCAAGATGGCGGCTGTGCAGCTTCTTTACACCGCGAAAGACGGACTTACCTATCAACTGAACCTAATCGATACGCCCGGGCACGTCGATTTCACTTATGAGGTTTCACGCGCACTCGCCGCTTGTGAAGGTGCGTTGCTGGTTGTTGATGCCAGCCAGGGTGTCGAAGCCCAAACCATCGCGAATGCTGGCATGGCGATGAACCAGAACCTGGAAATCGTCCCCGTCATTAACAAGATTGATCTGCCCCATGCTGATGTGGACCGTGCAAGGGAGGAGATCGAGAGCGCAGTTGCTATAGATGCAAGTGATGCCATCCCTTGCTCAGCGAAGGCTGGAATCGGGATTGACGACATCTTGGAAGCCATAGTCGCCAGAATCCCTGCCCCTGCGGGGGATGCCCAGTCTGCTCTGCGTGCCCTGATCTACGACTCGCACTTCGATTCCTATCAGGGAGCCATTGCCTATTGTCGAGTTAAGGATGGCACGGTGAAGAAAGGCGACCGGATTAAAATGATGTCCACCGGGTCGGTATTCGATGTGGACTCGGTGGGTGTTTTTCGACCGGCCCTTGAAGTGACCGATCAGTTAGATTGTGGCGAAGTTGGGTTTGTCACCGCGGCAATGAAAGCGATTGGGGACGCTCAGGTGGGCGATACCGTGACCTACGCAGACCGCCCTGCCTTGGAAGCTCTGCCGGGCTACCGGAAAGCGCTGTCGATGGTGTTTTGCGGTCTGTATCCTAGCGATGGCGACCAGTACGAAGACCTCCGCGACGCCATTGAAAAGCTGAAATTAAACGATGCTTCCTTGAACTTTACGCCAGAAACGTCAGCTGCCCTAGGTTTTGGATTCCGTTGTGGCTTTCTGGGGCTTCTGCACATGGAGATTGCCCGTGAGAGGCTTGAGCGTGAATTTGCTCTTGACCTTATCCTGACTGCTCCCAGTGTCGACTATCTGGTCACCTTGAAAAACGGGCAGTCGCTACATGTTGCCAATCCGAGCCTCATCCCGGACGCAAATGAGATTGCAACCATTGAGGAGCCGATCGTGAATGCCACGATCATGGTGCCAAATGAGTATGTCGGGGCGGTGATGACGCTGTGCCAAGAGCGACGAGGGACCTATAAGCGAACGGAATACCCCACCCCTCAGCGCGTCATCCTGTACTACACGCTTCCCCTCGGTGAAATCCTTCTTGACTTCTTCGACAAGCTGAAATCCTCGACACGAGGCTATGCTTCGTTCGACTACGATCTGGGTGGGTACCAGACCGCAGATCTGGTCAAGCTCGACATTCTTCTTAATGGCGATGTCGTCGATGCGCTCTCCTTCATCGTGCACAAGAGTTTCTCTTACCAGAGAGGCCGCGCCATGGTAGAGCAACTTCGCAAAGTTGTCCCAAGACAGCAGTATGAGGTCAGGGTTCAGGCCGCGATTGGGGCAAAAGTGATCGCCGCCGATACGATCAAGCCGTTCCGCAAGAACGTGATTGCCAAGTGCTACGGTGGTGACATCACCCGTAAGCGCAAGCTTCTGGAGAAGCAGAAAGAAGGTAAAAAGCGCATGAAGCAGATAGGCTCCATCGAACTGCCTCAAGAGGCCTTTCTAAGCGTTCTTAAAGTCGCAGAATGA
- a CDS encoding S-layer homology domain-containing protein — protein MKRTFVYALSAVMAVALAAPASAQDAFPDTPDNHWAYEALARLKNAGLLVGYPDGLFRGGRPASRYEMAVALNALYMKMMGVTDGLAGQIKALEESISHRGFASAAELRQVRDALAAAQSQIDGMKAWGDEIANLKRMAATFEKELASMGVDVEAMKKGFADLEKRVKALEDRKFPIAVSGDLNLWMGNGYSKDERVGITKDGRPTGIKNGNTVGVGRDFTVLHEMGLEIEGTNETGPKWGGTLVIGNTFGTTASFTSAGFNGNNAFDRVAFGDMSGVFTGSPFEEGDTDVMWQTLWVKYDTSLWGQNFSATMGRLGHQVGSYFMKRPDNTPYFRSEYWDNGDWYFDGAILDFKLGNADLTVFGGRQSDRFTTSGIDINPMAAGRSGHSYQGAGDTRPRGYGSNGFNIFVDQHLGFTADLPLGQNGNLQLNYLIFDSNSTTSLIGSSDVFNRVVVFGGDFNWKVNDRMKLNAGYSQSNLMENGTTRLDEDNSAWWAKLKYDGGRWNGYVGYRSIDPQFAAPGDWGRVGIWWNPTDVQGFMAGIGFDLSSSTKVHFGGQWYTGRDVMLADGGGLTQDDKLRVLSASLKHRLSSSWNLMLGAECVEWDLNAFSEKPRESWYRFGLSHDMGNHSKLSFMWEMSDYNGKGVTGFNPFSGSSDSRATGGFLTTQISIRF, from the coding sequence ATGAAACGAACGTTCGTTTACGCGCTCAGCGCCGTGATGGCAGTGGCTTTGGCCGCTCCCGCATCTGCGCAGGACGCATTTCCGGATACCCCGGACAATCACTGGGCATACGAAGCCCTCGCACGACTGAAGAACGCCGGCCTCTTGGTCGGTTACCCGGATGGCCTCTTCCGAGGTGGAAGACCGGCTTCCCGATACGAAATGGCAGTCGCCCTTAACGCCCTCTACATGAAGATGATGGGTGTGACGGACGGCCTTGCCGGACAGATCAAGGCTCTGGAAGAATCAATTAGCCATCGAGGCTTTGCCAGTGCCGCCGAGCTTCGCCAGGTGCGAGACGCTCTGGCTGCAGCACAATCCCAGATCGACGGCATGAAGGCTTGGGGAGACGAAATCGCTAACCTCAAGCGCATGGCAGCAACTTTTGAGAAGGAGCTTGCTTCCATGGGTGTCGACGTCGAAGCCATGAAGAAGGGCTTTGCCGACCTCGAGAAGCGCGTTAAGGCTCTTGAGGATCGCAAGTTCCCGATCGCGGTTTCTGGCGATCTGAACCTGTGGATGGGCAACGGCTACAGCAAGGATGAGCGTGTGGGAATTACAAAAGATGGCCGACCCACGGGCATCAAGAACGGCAACACCGTTGGTGTGGGCCGCGACTTCACCGTTCTGCACGAGATGGGCCTTGAGATTGAAGGCACTAACGAGACCGGACCCAAGTGGGGCGGCACCCTCGTCATCGGCAACACGTTCGGCACGACAGCCAGCTTCACCTCCGCCGGGTTTAACGGCAACAACGCGTTCGACCGAGTCGCCTTCGGCGACATGTCGGGTGTTTTCACGGGCAGCCCGTTTGAAGAGGGTGACACCGATGTGATGTGGCAGACCCTTTGGGTGAAGTACGACACCAGTCTATGGGGGCAGAACTTTAGCGCAACCATGGGTCGGCTCGGACATCAGGTCGGCAGTTACTTTATGAAGCGTCCCGACAACACGCCGTACTTCCGCAGCGAGTATTGGGACAATGGCGACTGGTACTTCGATGGCGCCATTCTGGACTTTAAGCTGGGCAACGCCGACCTTACGGTCTTTGGCGGACGTCAGAGCGACCGGTTCACAACAAGTGGCATCGACATCAACCCGATGGCTGCCGGACGTTCCGGGCACTCTTATCAGGGAGCGGGTGACACTCGACCACGCGGATACGGAAGCAACGGCTTCAACATCTTTGTGGATCAGCACCTCGGCTTTACCGCCGATCTGCCGCTGGGCCAGAACGGCAACCTACAGCTCAACTACCTCATCTTCGACTCGAACAGCACCACATCGCTGATCGGCAGCTCCGACGTCTTCAATCGCGTCGTGGTCTTCGGCGGCGACTTCAACTGGAAGGTCAACGACCGGATGAAGCTCAATGCTGGTTACTCGCAGTCGAACCTGATGGAGAACGGCACAACCCGACTTGACGAGGATAACTCGGCATGGTGGGCAAAGCTGAAGTATGACGGCGGACGCTGGAACGGCTATGTCGGCTACCGAAGCATCGACCCGCAGTTTGCCGCACCGGGCGACTGGGGCCGAGTCGGTATCTGGTGGAACCCCACCGACGTGCAGGGCTTCATGGCTGGGATCGGCTTTGATCTCAGCAGCAGCACCAAGGTGCACTTCGGAGGTCAGTGGTACACAGGTCGCGATGTGATGCTCGCCGACGGTGGCGGTCTTACCCAAGACGATAAGCTTCGGGTTCTGAGCGCTTCGTTGAAGCACAGACTCAGTTCAAGTTGGAACTTGATGCTGGGAGCTGAGTGCGTAGAGTGGGATCTTAACGCCTTCAGCGAGAAGCCTCGTGAGAGCTGGTATCGCTTTGGCCTAAGCCACGACATGGGGAACCACTCGAAGCTGAGCTTCATGTGGGAGATGAGCGACTACAACGGCAAGGGCGTGACCGGATTCAATCCGTTCAGCGGCAGCAGCGATTCCCGAGCCACGGGTGGATTCTTGACGACGCAGATTTCGATCCGCTTCTAA
- a CDS encoding prepilin-type N-terminal cleavage/methylation domain-containing protein gives MKLKTGFTLIELLVVIAIIAIIAALMFPVFGRAKVAAKKASATANVRQLSMGIQMYGTDYDEMYVPYHDVKTSIGLPDPTGRGYWMVKISSYLGSNPKASGMINMALAEDLSPMFFDPNEPFKTQLNSGCNFGVVSSWGISEAIVDQLGTETRPATQTPVPMFVFQNPSTTVLLAQTRDWVCDAQFPGSALAVTPIKSGLGWSAKQTTDGFYGSVQSVFRPSDPGDALGKNLVATMDGSVKLVPAHELVEKKEWWLPGDGDDYR, from the coding sequence ATGAAACTTAAAACTGGCTTTACACTAATCGAGCTGCTTGTGGTGATCGCGATCATCGCCATCATAGCAGCGCTGATGTTCCCTGTCTTTGGGCGGGCAAAGGTTGCAGCAAAGAAGGCGTCGGCGACGGCGAATGTGCGCCAGCTCAGCATGGGAATTCAGATGTATGGGACCGACTACGACGAAATGTATGTCCCTTACCATGATGTGAAAACAAGCATCGGCTTGCCCGACCCAACTGGACGTGGCTATTGGATGGTGAAGATCAGCTCCTATCTGGGAAGCAATCCTAAAGCGAGTGGCATGATCAATATGGCGCTTGCTGAGGACCTTTCTCCGATGTTCTTTGACCCCAATGAACCGTTTAAGACTCAGCTGAATTCTGGATGCAACTTTGGCGTCGTCAGTTCGTGGGGAATCTCTGAAGCGATCGTCGATCAGCTTGGCACGGAGACGAGACCCGCCACCCAAACCCCAGTTCCGATGTTCGTGTTTCAGAACCCATCGACTACTGTTCTCCTAGCGCAGACTCGCGATTGGGTTTGTGATGCACAGTTCCCAGGGTCAGCGTTGGCAGTCACACCCATTAAGAGCGGTCTTGGATGGAGCGCCAAGCAAACAACCGATGGGTTTTACGGCTCGGTGCAGTCGGTGTTTCGCCCAAGCGACCCCGGAGATGCGCTTGGAAAGAACCTTGTGGCGACGATGGACGGGTCGGTAAAGCTCGTCCCGGCGCATGAACTCGTTGAAAAGAAGGAGTGGTGGCTGCCTGGGGACGGGGATGACTATCGGTGA
- the ndk gene encoding nucleoside-diphosphate kinase — translation METTLVLIKPGGVERNLIGEITRRIEARNLSIAAMKLINADRATVEEHYDEHRERPFFKDVCDYLTSGPIVAMAVSGTNAVKAIRSMMGATNPLDALPGTIRGDLALSIDDNLTHSSSDAEAAERELGLWFKEGTVR, via the coding sequence ATGGAAACAACGCTTGTACTGATTAAGCCGGGTGGCGTAGAGCGAAATCTGATCGGCGAGATCACTCGACGGATCGAAGCCCGCAACCTCAGCATCGCCGCGATGAAGCTCATCAATGCAGACAGGGCAACTGTTGAAGAGCACTACGACGAGCATCGCGAGCGCCCATTCTTTAAGGATGTCTGCGATTATCTGACAAGCGGCCCGATTGTGGCCATGGCTGTAAGCGGTACAAACGCCGTGAAGGCTATCCGCTCAATGATGGGGGCAACAAACCCGCTGGACGCGCTTCCCGGTACGATTCGGGGCGACCTAGCTCTTTCGATCGACGACAACCTCACCCACTCCAGCAGCGATGCCGAAGCCGCCGAGCGCGAACTTGGGCTTTGGTTTAAGGAAGGAACCGTTCGGTAA
- a CDS encoding PEP-CTERM sorting domain-containing protein, with protein sequence MIKKTLLVVFAMGATLSQAYVLIDKTPDVGPFWNPLGTTPIYANSFIHSGATGDSASVGGAYMLAQGASPTTFQFLLLADGGNAPTSTVLASSGFTSTSSTTLTLVTAGLSANSLVNGTRYWLALSTVGGSGGDSYQMGAHTQNSVYADNGTFWFSNAGDLNNWDGQNRTPEMAIYVEARPVPEPATMAVLGIGALALLRRRKKSA encoded by the coding sequence ATGATCAAGAAAACTTTGTTGGTAGTTTTTGCGATGGGGGCAACACTGTCCCAAGCATACGTCTTAATTGACAAAACGCCAGATGTCGGTCCGTTTTGGAACCCACTCGGCACAACCCCAATTTACGCGAACAGCTTCATCCACAGTGGAGCTACCGGCGATTCGGCCTCTGTAGGTGGCGCATACATGTTGGCTCAGGGCGCTTCGCCAACCACGTTCCAATTCCTGCTGCTGGCGGATGGTGGAAACGCCCCGACCAGCACGGTCTTGGCTTCGTCAGGCTTTACGTCGACAAGTTCGACGACGCTGACATTGGTAACGGCTGGGCTCTCGGCTAATTCATTGGTCAACGGCACACGGTACTGGCTTGCCCTAAGCACGGTCGGTGGTAGTGGTGGAGACTCCTATCAGATGGGAGCTCACACTCAGAACAGTGTTTATGCCGATAACGGCACATTCTGGTTCTCAAACGCTGGCGACCTGAACAACTGGGATGGCCAAAATCGCACGCCTGAGATGGCGATCTACGTGGAAGCTCGTCCGGTACCGGAGCCTGCAACGATGGCTGTTCTCGGAATTGGCGCACTTGCCCTTCTCCGACGACGAAAGAAGTCAGCTTAA
- a CDS encoding ABC transporter ATP-binding protein, with product MIEFTGASRWYGQVIGINDVNCQIMPGITALLGQNGAGKTTMMRLITGQLKTTTGSVSVKGLDPYANPDVFKHLGYCPDIDNFYEHMTGYQFVFFLARMAGFDNSAAKSRTLEMLQRVGMLEASDRKIAGYSKGMRQRIKLAQAMLHDPEIILLDEPLNGLDPMGRRQLMDLLGELANEGKTIIVSSHILFEVEQMTRNVLLLHRGRLLATGNIRVIRELIDKYPQRIRVDTSEPRAVASKLVELPYVLNVRFEPNGRSLELQTREPAQFYDFLPTLALEHGLPIEGFSSPDNNLEAVFRYLVEA from the coding sequence TTGATCGAGTTTACAGGCGCTTCGCGCTGGTATGGACAGGTGATCGGCATCAACGATGTCAATTGTCAGATCATGCCGGGAATCACCGCTTTGCTCGGGCAAAACGGCGCTGGCAAGACAACGATGATGCGCCTGATCACAGGCCAGCTAAAAACGACGACCGGCTCGGTTTCGGTAAAGGGTCTTGATCCGTATGCGAACCCCGATGTCTTTAAACACCTTGGCTATTGCCCGGACATCGACAACTTCTACGAGCATATGACCGGGTATCAGTTTGTCTTCTTCCTTGCCCGAATGGCTGGATTCGACAACTCGGCAGCAAAGAGCCGGACATTGGAGATGTTGCAAAGGGTGGGGATGCTCGAAGCGTCGGATCGAAAGATTGCGGGTTACAGCAAAGGTATGCGCCAGCGCATTAAGCTCGCCCAGGCTATGCTCCATGACCCCGAGATCATCCTTCTCGACGAGCCACTGAACGGCCTTGACCCGATGGGTCGCCGGCAGTTGATGGATCTCCTTGGTGAATTGGCAAACGAGGGCAAGACGATCATCGTGAGCAGCCACATTCTTTTTGAGGTGGAGCAGATGACGCGAAACGTGTTGCTGCTTCATCGCGGCCGTTTGCTCGCCACCGGAAACATTCGCGTGATACGCGAATTGATCGACAAGTACCCGCAACGGATACGCGTCGATACCTCGGAGCCACGGGCTGTGGCCTCCAAACTTGTCGAACTGCCGTATGTGCTGAATGTACGTTTTGAGCCAAACGGGCGCTCGCTGGAACTTCAGACCAGAGAGCCCGCTCAGTTTTACGATTTCTTGCCGACGCTCGCGCTGGAGCATGGTCTTCCCATCGAAGGCTTTTCCAGCCCCGACAACAACCTTGAAGCGGTTTTCCGATATCTGGTGGAAGCATGA